The DNA segment CCAGCGCCACGCCATAGCGCTCGAACTCCGGCGCCAGCTTGTCGCGGATGGTCTGCGACATCAGCGCCTGGTTCGCGGCCATGTCCAGGAAGGGTACCGAGGCGCCGCCCAGCGTGGCGGTCATGGTGGCGATCAACAGGTTGCGCAGCTGCTCTTCCACCTCGTCGCGAGTGTACTCGGCGCGCGTGCCGCTGATCTCGGTATAGAACCTGGCGGCGTCGGCCACCTTGTACGAATACAGGCCGAAGGCGCGCAGCCGCACCATGCCGAAATCGGCGTCGCGGATGGTAATCGGCTGGGCGGTGCCCCACTTGCGGCCGATCTGCAAGCGCGTGCTGAAGAAGTACACATCCGACTTGAAGGGCGACTCGAACAGCTTGTCCCAGTTCTTCAGGTAGGTGAGCACAGGCAGCGTTTGCGTGGTGAGTTTGTGCATGCCGGGCCCGAACACGTCGGCGATCTTGCCTTCGTTGACGAACACCGCCATCTGCGACTCGCGCACGGTCAGGCTGCCACCGTACTGGA comes from the Cupriavidus basilensis genome and includes:
- a CDS encoding SPFH domain-containing protein, producing MSIGSFIKKQFIDILQWTEDTDGVLAWRYPMEDMEIQYGGSLTVRESQMAVFVNEGKIADVFGPGMHKLTTQTLPVLTYLKNWDKLFESPFKSDVYFFSTRLQIGRKWGTAQPITIRDADFGMVRLRAFGLYSYKVADAARFYTEISGTRAEYTRDEVEEQLRNLLIATMTATLGGASVPFLDMAANQALMSQTIRDKLAPEFERYGVALDNFAVTNVSLPEELQKAIDTRISMGMMGDMAKFTQYQVATSIPLAAQNEGGVAGLGASLAAGAVMGQAMAGGLGAAAGVQPAAPAAAAAAPAVAAPADDPAARLQKLKDLLDKSLISQAEFDTAKAEILKKLIG